A single window of Gemmatimonadales bacterium DNA harbors:
- a CDS encoding NADH-quinone oxidoreductase subunit L, whose translation MTGATLAALLVQGAPLLACAVVLLGLRGRPRAAAALGIAAMVASVLASGWLVATVAVPGRTLLAQTVFLPVDATRSLAFGVLLDPLSTTMALVVAAVTLAVMVYSTGYMAGDPGFARYYGFLALFGWAMQGLVLAANLLQTLVFWELVGLASFLLIGFWFDRPAPAAAARKAFIMTRVGDVGFLLGVLLLIRTLGLATIPDVIAAAAPGGALAPRTVTIAAALLLMGVIGKSAQGPLFTWLPDAMEGPTPVSALLHSATMVAAGVYLVARLHPLFLAAPAVMRALLWLAVATALATATMAMVAGDIKRVLAYSTISQLAYMLMGLAAGSTAAGFFHLTTHAGFKALLFLSAGIFIHHAHSNDMREIAARDPRSQRAGVLGLVAGSAALAGVIPFAGYFSKEAILAALGNGAPRPALVLAYLGAGLTAYYAFRMVFLTLVPAGAGTAAGGGTERGTHGPSPAPAHRTTGGERAMGGTVLFLAALTLVLGYLGPWLGARLGGAGAGAAGGPLELGTGPLVALALVAAGIAVAWVEFGRAGAPRIGFVERVPPLARFFADNWYLDRLYRATVIRWATALARAAHWNDRTIVDGATDGVANGTIGGGRLLALVQSGYVQAYVAVAVALVAALAYLLGPAGAR comes from the coding sequence ATGACCGGCGCCACCCTGGCCGCGCTGCTGGTCCAGGGCGCGCCCCTCCTGGCATGCGCGGTCGTGCTGCTCGGGCTCCGGGGGCGGCCGCGGGCCGCCGCGGCGCTCGGCATCGCCGCGATGGTCGCGTCGGTCCTCGCCAGCGGCTGGCTGGTCGCGACGGTCGCCGTGCCGGGGCGGACGCTGCTCGCCCAGACGGTCTTCCTGCCGGTGGACGCCACCCGGAGTCTGGCGTTCGGCGTGCTGCTCGACCCGCTCTCCACCACGATGGCCCTGGTCGTCGCCGCGGTCACGCTGGCGGTGATGGTCTACTCCACGGGTTACATGGCCGGGGATCCGGGGTTCGCGCGCTACTACGGGTTCCTGGCGCTGTTCGGGTGGGCGATGCAGGGCCTGGTGCTCGCCGCGAACCTGCTGCAGACGCTGGTCTTCTGGGAGCTGGTGGGCCTCGCGTCGTTCCTCCTGATCGGATTCTGGTTCGACCGGCCCGCCCCGGCCGCGGCGGCGCGCAAGGCGTTCATCATGACCCGGGTGGGCGACGTGGGCTTCCTGCTCGGGGTGCTGCTGCTGATCCGCACGCTGGGACTCGCGACGATCCCCGACGTGATCGCCGCGGCGGCGCCCGGCGGCGCGCTCGCGCCCCGCACGGTCACGATCGCGGCGGCCCTGCTCCTGATGGGCGTCATCGGGAAGAGCGCCCAGGGCCCGTTGTTCACCTGGCTGCCGGACGCGATGGAGGGACCGACCCCGGTCTCCGCGCTGCTGCACTCGGCCACGATGGTGGCGGCCGGCGTGTACCTCGTGGCCCGCCTCCACCCGTTGTTCCTCGCCGCTCCGGCGGTGATGCGGGCGCTGCTCTGGCTCGCCGTGGCGACGGCCCTGGCCACGGCGACCATGGCGATGGTGGCCGGCGACATCAAGCGGGTGCTGGCCTATTCCACCATCTCGCAGCTGGCGTACATGCTGATGGGCCTCGCGGCCGGAAGCACCGCGGCCGGGTTCTTCCACCTGACCACGCACGCGGGCTTCAAGGCGCTGCTGTTCCTGTCGGCGGGGATCTTCATCCACCATGCCCATTCCAACGACATGCGCGAGATCGCCGCGCGGGACCCGCGCTCCCAACGCGCCGGCGTGCTCGGCCTGGTGGCCGGGAGCGCGGCGCTCGCGGGCGTGATCCCGTTCGCCGGGTACTTCAGCAAGGAAGCGATCCTCGCCGCGCTCGGGAACGGAGCGCCGAGGCCGGCGCTGGTGCTCGCCTATCTCGGCGCCGGGCTCACGGCCTACTACGCGTTCCGGATGGTGTTCCTCACGCTGGTGCCCGCCGGCGCCGGGACGGCGGCGGGCGGCGGCACCGAACGCGGCACCCACGGGCCATCGCCCGCGCCGGCGCACCGGACCACGGGCGGCGAGCGGGCGATGGGGGGCACCGTGCTGTTCCTCGCGGCGCTGACGCTGGTGCTGGGCTACCTCGGTCCGTGGCTCGGCGCGCGGCTCGGCGGGGCGGGGGCGGGGGCGGCGGGCGGCCCGCTGGAGCTGGGTACGGGCCCGCTGGTCGCGCTGGCGCTGGTGGCGGCCGGCATCGCGGTCGCCTGGGTCGAGTTCGGGCGCGCGGGCGCGCCGCGCATCGGGTTCGTGGAGCGCGTGCCGCCCCTGGCCCGCTTCTTCGCCGACAACTGGTACCTCGACCGGCTATACCGCGCGACGGTGATCCGCTGGGCCACGGCGCTCGCGCGCGCCGCGCACTGGAACGACCGCACGATCGTGGACGGCGCCACGGACGGCGTCGCCAACGGCACGATCGGCGGGGGCCGGCTGCTCGCCCTGGTACAGAGCGGCTACGTGCAGGCCTACGTCGCCGTCGCGGTGGCCCTGGTCGCGGCGCTCGCCTACCTGCTCGGGCCGGCGGGCGCGCGGTGA
- a CDS encoding NADH-quinone oxidoreductase subunit M, translated as MSQLPLLTILLACPVLGLAGILATPARYPGAIRRIAAASGVAAAAVVAVLWLRFDPAAPGYQFVERVPWVPSLGIEWHHGVDGLNLPLLALTAIVFLTGVLVMWELAERVKEYFAFMTLLVIGVYGVFMTLDLFFFVFYYEVAVLPMYLLIAVWGSTRKEYGAMKLTLYLLVGTALVVPAALAVYWGAGAGSFDLTRLAAAHYGRGFQLVVYPFLFVGFGILAGMWPLHTWSPVGHVAAPTAVSMLHAGVLMKLGAYGILRVAMPLLPEGAHYWAQATAVLATVNIVYGAFVALAQTDLKFVIGYSSVSHMGIVLLGLSTLSEAGVNGAVFQMFSHGVMTALFFAAVGYLYDRLHTRDIGKLGGLSRTLPVASAFFIIAALTGAGVPGFSSFWAELLVFLATLRTFPVLAVIVVAALTVTLAYSIRVIVLAFFGEPREAHPGVADISAFLALPRAILVGFLLLFGFAPSLILNVIAPATRAFVRAVQ; from the coding sequence GTGAGCCAGCTGCCGCTCCTTACCATCCTGCTCGCGTGCCCGGTGCTCGGCCTGGCGGGCATCCTGGCCACGCCGGCCCGCTACCCCGGCGCCATCCGGCGGATCGCCGCGGCGAGCGGCGTGGCGGCGGCGGCCGTGGTCGCGGTCCTGTGGCTGCGGTTCGATCCGGCGGCCCCGGGCTACCAGTTCGTGGAGCGGGTGCCGTGGGTGCCTTCGCTGGGCATCGAGTGGCACCACGGGGTGGACGGGCTGAACCTGCCGCTCCTGGCGCTGACGGCCATCGTGTTCCTCACCGGCGTGCTGGTGATGTGGGAGCTCGCCGAGCGCGTGAAGGAGTACTTCGCCTTCATGACGCTGCTGGTGATCGGCGTGTACGGCGTGTTCATGACGCTGGACCTGTTCTTCTTCGTGTTCTACTACGAAGTCGCGGTGCTGCCCATGTACCTGCTGATCGCGGTGTGGGGCAGCACGCGGAAGGAATACGGCGCCATGAAGCTCACCCTGTACCTGCTGGTGGGCACCGCGCTGGTGGTGCCGGCCGCGCTGGCGGTGTACTGGGGGGCGGGTGCGGGCAGCTTCGACCTCACGCGCCTGGCGGCGGCGCACTACGGACGCGGCTTCCAGCTGGTGGTCTATCCCTTCCTGTTCGTGGGCTTCGGCATCCTGGCCGGCATGTGGCCGCTGCACACCTGGTCGCCGGTGGGCCACGTGGCGGCGCCGACCGCCGTGTCGATGCTGCACGCCGGGGTGCTGATGAAGCTGGGCGCCTACGGGATCCTGCGGGTCGCGATGCCGCTGCTGCCGGAGGGCGCGCACTACTGGGCGCAGGCGACGGCGGTCCTGGCGACGGTGAACATCGTGTACGGCGCGTTCGTGGCGCTGGCGCAGACCGACCTGAAGTTCGTCATCGGGTACTCGTCGGTCTCGCACATGGGCATCGTGCTGCTGGGCCTCTCGACGCTGTCGGAGGCCGGCGTCAACGGCGCGGTGTTCCAGATGTTCAGCCACGGCGTCATGACGGCCCTGTTCTTCGCCGCGGTGGGCTACCTCTACGACCGGCTGCACACCCGCGACATCGGCAAGCTGGGCGGCCTGTCGCGGACCCTGCCGGTGGCGTCCGCGTTCTTCATCATCGCGGCGCTCACCGGGGCCGGGGTGCCGGGCTTCTCCTCGTTCTGGGCCGAGCTGCTGGTGTTCCTCGCCACGCTCCGGACCTTCCCGGTGCTGGCGGTGATCGTGGTCGCGGCGCTGACCGTCACGCTCGCGTACTCGATCCGGGTCATCGTGCTCGCCTTCTTCGGCGAGCCGCGGGAGGCGCATCCGGGCGTGGCGGACATCTCGGCGTTCCTGGCACTGCCGCGGGCCATCCTGGTCGGGTTCCTGCTGCTGTTCGGCTTCGCGCCGAGCCTGATCCTGAACGTCATCGCGCCCGCGACGCGGGCCTTCGTGCGGGCGGTCCAGTGA
- a CDS encoding NADH-quinone oxidoreductase subunit N yields the protein MTRYVALLPEASLAATALLIFAALMTERNRTARARRAAYVGGVLVLAASVLTLGRSEEFFWGAYRVDAFSQLVKAAVAAGFLIGAAIAGEGRGQREDVRGEVFFFLLTSAIGLVALASAVELLALYLAMEIASFSLFVLVPMCDRCEMGREAALKFIVIGLAASAITLFGLSLLVGFTGATGVDQIAAQLPQLAGEPAVMLGMALFLAGLLFKLAVFPFHFWAPDVYQAASHGVAAFVATASKVGAIAVLARLVALAGLGGTRLVTALALIAAVSMTLGNLVAIVQRDVKRMLAYSAVAQAGYVVVGLVAFTRAGLAAALFYGLLYLLMNAAAFLVVARVGADGSNPQLEDLRGLHRRSPLLAATLLLALFALAGVPPTAGFAGKWFLFSAAMGQGWWLLVLLAAVNSTVSVYYYLVAVRYAYLLPDDQNRGPLPLSFGDRTLCYALSTAVVVLGVFPTALYRLAERAAQLLP from the coding sequence GTGACCCGCTACGTGGCCCTGCTGCCCGAGGCGTCGCTGGCCGCGACGGCGCTGCTGATCTTCGCCGCGCTGATGACCGAGCGAAACCGGACGGCGCGCGCGCGCCGAGCGGCCTACGTCGGCGGCGTGCTGGTGCTCGCGGCGAGCGTGCTCACGCTGGGGCGGAGCGAGGAGTTCTTCTGGGGTGCCTACCGGGTGGACGCGTTCTCGCAGCTGGTGAAGGCGGCGGTGGCCGCGGGCTTCCTGATCGGCGCCGCGATCGCCGGCGAGGGCCGGGGGCAGCGCGAGGACGTGCGCGGCGAGGTGTTCTTCTTCCTCCTCACCTCCGCGATCGGGCTGGTGGCGTTGGCCAGCGCCGTCGAGCTGCTCGCGCTCTACCTGGCGATGGAGATCGCGTCGTTCTCGCTGTTCGTCCTGGTGCCGATGTGCGACCGCTGCGAGATGGGCCGCGAAGCCGCGCTCAAGTTCATCGTGATCGGCCTGGCCGCCTCCGCGATCACGCTGTTCGGGCTGTCGCTGCTGGTCGGCTTCACGGGCGCCACCGGGGTCGACCAGATCGCCGCGCAGCTCCCGCAGCTGGCGGGCGAGCCGGCCGTGATGCTGGGGATGGCGCTGTTCCTGGCCGGCCTGCTGTTCAAGCTGGCAGTGTTCCCCTTCCACTTCTGGGCGCCCGACGTGTATCAGGCGGCGTCGCACGGTGTGGCGGCGTTCGTCGCCACGGCCTCGAAGGTCGGGGCCATCGCGGTGCTGGCGCGGCTGGTGGCGCTCGCGGGCCTCGGGGGCACCCGGCTGGTGACGGCGCTGGCCCTGATCGCCGCGGTCTCGATGACCCTGGGCAACCTGGTGGCCATCGTGCAGCGCGACGTGAAGCGGATGCTGGCCTACTCCGCGGTCGCGCAGGCCGGCTACGTGGTGGTGGGGCTGGTCGCCTTCACGCGCGCCGGCCTCGCCGCCGCGCTGTTCTACGGGCTGCTCTACCTGCTGATGAACGCGGCGGCCTTCCTGGTGGTCGCGCGCGTCGGGGCCGACGGCAGCAACCCGCAGCTCGAGGACCTCCGGGGCCTCCACCGGCGCTCGCCCCTGCTGGCGGCCACCCTGCTGCTCGCGCTGTTCGCGCTGGCCGGCGTGCCGCCGACCGCGGGCTTCGCCGGCAAGTGGTTCCTGTTCTCCGCCGCGATGGGGCAGGGCTGGTGGCTGCTGGTCCTGCTCGCGGCCGTCAACAGCACGGTCTCGGTCTACTACTATCTCGTGGCGGTCAGGTACGCCTACCTGCTGCCGGACGACCAGAACCGCGGACCCCTCCCGCTGTCGTTCGGCGACCGGACGCTGTGCTACGCGCTCTCGACGGCGGTCGTGGTCCTGGGCGTCTTTCCCACCGCGCTGTACCGCCTCGCCGAGCGCGCGGCGCAGCTCCTGCCGTAG
- a CDS encoding redoxin domain-containing protein, whose amino-acid sequence MAPVVGEPAPEFTLPSTSGTDVSLAQYRGKSTVVLAFFPLAFTSTCTAEMSAFSEDFARFADAGATVLPISVDSIPTLREFKAKEKMTVELLSDFKREVCRVYGTLLEDKFFSRRAYFLVDRQGILRWSHVEAELGHRRDDDELLAQIAAL is encoded by the coding sequence ATGGCGCCGGTCGTGGGAGAGCCCGCCCCGGAGTTCACCCTGCCGTCCACGTCGGGGACGGACGTGTCGCTCGCCCAGTACCGCGGGAAGTCCACCGTGGTCCTGGCATTCTTCCCCCTCGCCTTCACCTCGACATGCACCGCCGAGATGAGCGCGTTCAGCGAGGACTTCGCGCGGTTCGCGGACGCCGGCGCCACCGTGCTCCCGATCAGCGTGGACTCCATCCCGACGCTGCGGGAGTTCAAGGCCAAGGAGAAGATGACGGTGGAGCTGCTGTCCGACTTCAAGCGCGAGGTGTGCCGGGTCTACGGCACGCTGCTCGAGGACAAGTTCTTCTCGCGGCGCGCGTATTTCCTGGTCGACAGGCAGGGGATCCTGCGCTGGTCGCATGTGGAGGCCGAGCTCGGCCACCGACGTGACGACGACGAGCTGTTGGCGCAGATCGCCGCCCTGTAG